One segment of Pan paniscus chromosome 20, NHGRI_mPanPan1-v2.0_pri, whole genome shotgun sequence DNA contains the following:
- the LOC129394687 gene encoding putative methyl-CpG-binding domain protein 3-like 3, with translation MMPWALQKKREIHMAKAHRRRAARSALPMRLTSCIFQRPVTRIRSHPDNQVRRRKGDEHLEKPQQLCAYRRLQALQPCSSQGEGSSPLHLESVLSILAAGTASESLDRAGAERVHSPLEPTPGQFPAVAGGPTPGMGCQLPPPLSGQLVTPADIRRQARRVKKARERLAKALQADRLARQAEMLTCR, from the coding sequence ATGATGCCCTGGGCTTTACAGAAGAAACGAGAAATCCACATGGCCAAGGCCCATCGGAGACGAGCTGCGAGGTCTGCTCTCCCCATGAGACTCACCAGCTGCATCTTCCAGAGGCCGGTGACGAGGATCAGGTCTCATCCTGACAACCAGGTCAGACGCAGAAAAGGGGATGAGCACCTGGAGAAGCCGCAGCAACTCTGCGCCTACCGGAGACTGCAGGCCCTGCAGCCCTGCAGCAGCCAAGGAGAAGGTTCAAGTCCACTGCATTTGGAGAGCGTCTTAAGTATCCTTGCAGCGGGGACGGCCAGTGAATCTCTGGACAGAGCTGGTGCTGAGCGTGTCCACAGCCCGCTTGAGCCCACCCCTGGGCAGTTTCCAGCTGTGGCAGGGGGGCCAACCCCAGGAATGGGTTGTCAGCTCCCACCGCCCCTCTCTGGCCAATTGGTGACTCCTGCAGATATCCGGAGACAGGCCAGGAGGGTGAAGAAAGCCAGGGAGAGACTGGCCAAGGCCTTGCAGGCAGACAggctggccaggcaggcagaAATGCTGACATGTAGATGA